From Epinephelus lanceolatus isolate andai-2023 chromosome 2, ASM4190304v1, whole genome shotgun sequence, one genomic window encodes:
- the LOC117261907 gene encoding lactadherin-like isoform X2, producing MKRPGNVLTATLTTCILLLCVCSVRGDYCEVNVCLNGGTCVTGIGEDPFICICVDGFGGDTCNLTEIAPCSPNPCKNDGSCEIIAPTRRGDVFNEYVCKCQPGFEGVHCQINVNDCANQPCKNGGMCRDLDGDYTCQCPSPYVGKQCQLRCISLLGMEGGAIVESQISASSVHYGILGLQRWGPELARLNNQGIVNAWTSAVHDRNPWIEINMQKKMRLTGIITQGASRMGTSEYIKAFKVASSFDGTLYTTYRADGQRRDMVFVGNTDNDSTKTNLFDPPIVAQYIRIIPVICRRACTLRMELVGCELNGCSEPLGMKSRLISDGQLSASSSFRTWGIDTFTWHPQFARLDKQGKTNAWSPAHSNRSEWIQVDLEKTKRLTGIITQGAKDFGVVQFVSVFKVAYSNDGETWSMVKEENTGNDKLFQGNVDNNTHKKNVFEPPFYARYVRVVPWEWHERITLRMELLGCDD from the exons ATGAAACGTCCCGGAAATGTATTAACAGCGACTTTAACAACATGTATTCTTCTACTTTGCGTGTGTTCAGTCAGAG GTGACTACTGTGAAGTGAACGTTTGCCTTAACGGAGGAACATGTGTGACAGGGATAGGAGAGGATCCATTCATCTGCATCTGTGTGGATGGTTTCGGTGGAGACACCTGCAACCTGACAGAGATAG CACCCTGCAGTCCTAACCCCTGCAAGAACGATGGGTCGTGCGAGATCATCGCTCCGACCAGACGGGGAGATGTTTTCAATGAGTACGTCTGCAAGTGCCAGCCCGGCTTCGAGGGAGTGCACTGCCAGATCA ATGTGAACGATTGTGCCAACCAGCCCTGTAAGAATGGAGGGATGTGCCGAGATCTCGATGGAGACTACACCTGCCAGTGCCCCTCGCCATATGTGGGAAAGCAGTGCCAGCTAC GTTGCATTTCTCTGCtggggatggagggaggagcaATCGTGGAGTCCCAGATTTCAGCTTCCTCGGTGCACTACGGCATTCTGGGTCTTCAGCGCTGGGGTCCGGAGTTGGCTCGACTCAACAACCAAGGCATCGTCAACGCCTGGACATCAGCCGTCCACGACAGGAACCCCTGGATCGAG ATTAACATGCAGAAGAAGATGCGTCTGACGGGCATCATCACTCAGGGGGCCAGTCGCATGGGCACGTCTGAGTACATCAAGGCCTTCAAGGTGGCGAGCAGCTTTGATGGAACCCTTTATACCACTTACAGAGCGGATGGACAACGAAGAGACATG GTTTTTGTGGGCAACACAGATAACGACAGCACAAAGACCAACCTCTTTGACCCTCCCATCGTGGCCCAGTACATCCGTATCATCCCTGTGATCTGTCGCAGGGCCTGCACACTGCGCATGGAGCTGGTGGGCTGTGAACTCAATG GTTGCTCAGAGCCTCTGGGAATGAAGTCTCGCCTCATCTCAGATGGGCAGCTTTCAGCCTCCAGCTCTTTCCGCACGTGGGGCATCGATACCTTCACGTGGCACCCTCAGTTCGCCCGACTGGATAAGCAGGGAAAGACAAACGCCTGGTCTCCTGCACACAGCAACCGCTCAGAGTGGATCCAG GTTGATCTCGAGAAGACAAAGCGCCTCACAGGCATCATCACTCAGGGGGCCAAGGACTTCGGGGTGGTGCAGTTTGTGTCCGTGTTTAAAGTTGCTTACAGTAACGATGGAGAGACGTGGAGTATGGTGAAGGAGGAGAACACTGGCAATGATAAG ctTTTCCAAGGCAACGTGGACAACAACACCCACAAGAAGAATGTATTCGAGCCTCCATTCTACGCCCGATACGTCCGAGTCGTCCCCTGGGAATGGCACGAGCGCATCACTCTACGCATGGAGCTGCTGGGCTGCGATGACTAA
- the LOC117251109 gene encoding uncharacterized protein LOC117251109, which yields MNKDLHLQVHVSIQKGCSLPALQRCNNCCFPAKYHCPFCLPSFFKPTKPSRARIHLTKHLKRAITVGEYTIHKCALGCRNQPHYHCLYCTATLIRTSDFTRHLSSCGKGRTEKLPQLVQTATTQRVETEGMIAPSLTSGRDDIPSFVIESNDDSSDGSDNDSEDIAIILDSDDPNSQGASSSSKLATPIVDSSKCDRTVQTNIEKPQDCDEYYFMSLVKLFKKLSPQKKSEVRMKIERLLFEAEFE from the exons ATGAACAAGGATCTACACCTTCAa GTTCATGTGTCTATCCAGAAAGGATGCTCCCTGCCAGCTCTGCAACGATGCAACAATTGCTGCTTTCCTGCCAAATATCATTGTCCGTTTTGTTTACCATCCTTTTTCAAACCCACCAAACCCTCCAGAGCTAGGATTCATCTGACCAAGCATCTGAAGAGAGCCATTACTGTTGGAG AGTACACAATCCACAAATGTGCACTGGGGTGCAGAAACCAGCCACATTACCACTGTTTGTACTGCACAGCCACGCTGATAAGGACAAGTGATTTCACTCGTCATCTATCATCCTGCGGCAAGGGGAGAACTGAAAAATTACCTCAACTAGTACAGACGGCCACGACACAAAGAGTCGAAACTGAAGGAATGATTGCCCCATCGCTGACCTCTGGACGGGATGACATCCCTTCATTTGTCATA GAGAGCAATGATGACAGTAGCGATGGCAGCGACAACGACAGTGAAGACATAGCCATCATCTTGGATTCAGATGACCCAAACAGCCAAggagcgagcagcagcagcaagttAGCGACTCCCATCGTCGACTCTTCTAAATGTGACCGAACTGTacagacaaacattgaaaaaccACAGGACTGTGATGAGTACTACTTCATGAGCCTTGTGAAACTGTTTAAAAAGTTGTCTCCTCAGAAAAAGTCAGAGGTCAGGATGAAAATTGAGAGGCTCCTCTTTGAAGCTGAGTTTGAGTAG
- the LOC117261907 gene encoding lactadherin-like isoform X1, with the protein MKRPGNVLTATLTTCILLLCVCSVRGDYCEVNVCLNGGTCVTGIGEDPFICICVDGFGGDTCNLTEIAPCSPNPCKNDGSCEIIAPTRRGDVFNEYVCKCQPGFEGVHCQINVNDCANQPCKNGGMCRDLDGDYTCQCPSPYVGKQCQLRCISLLGMEGGAIVESQISASSVHYGILGLQRWGPELARLNNQGIVNAWTSAVHDRNPWIEINMQKKMRLTGIITQGASRMGTSEYIKAFKVASSFDGTLYTTYRADGQRRDMVFVGNTDNDSTKTNLFDPPIVAQYIRIIPVICRRACTLRMELVGCELNVYSNTAGCSEPLGMKSRLISDGQLSASSSFRTWGIDTFTWHPQFARLDKQGKTNAWSPAHSNRSEWIQVDLEKTKRLTGIITQGAKDFGVVQFVSVFKVAYSNDGETWSMVKEENTGNDKLFQGNVDNNTHKKNVFEPPFYARYVRVVPWEWHERITLRMELLGCDD; encoded by the exons ATGAAACGTCCCGGAAATGTATTAACAGCGACTTTAACAACATGTATTCTTCTACTTTGCGTGTGTTCAGTCAGAG GTGACTACTGTGAAGTGAACGTTTGCCTTAACGGAGGAACATGTGTGACAGGGATAGGAGAGGATCCATTCATCTGCATCTGTGTGGATGGTTTCGGTGGAGACACCTGCAACCTGACAGAGATAG CACCCTGCAGTCCTAACCCCTGCAAGAACGATGGGTCGTGCGAGATCATCGCTCCGACCAGACGGGGAGATGTTTTCAATGAGTACGTCTGCAAGTGCCAGCCCGGCTTCGAGGGAGTGCACTGCCAGATCA ATGTGAACGATTGTGCCAACCAGCCCTGTAAGAATGGAGGGATGTGCCGAGATCTCGATGGAGACTACACCTGCCAGTGCCCCTCGCCATATGTGGGAAAGCAGTGCCAGCTAC GTTGCATTTCTCTGCtggggatggagggaggagcaATCGTGGAGTCCCAGATTTCAGCTTCCTCGGTGCACTACGGCATTCTGGGTCTTCAGCGCTGGGGTCCGGAGTTGGCTCGACTCAACAACCAAGGCATCGTCAACGCCTGGACATCAGCCGTCCACGACAGGAACCCCTGGATCGAG ATTAACATGCAGAAGAAGATGCGTCTGACGGGCATCATCACTCAGGGGGCCAGTCGCATGGGCACGTCTGAGTACATCAAGGCCTTCAAGGTGGCGAGCAGCTTTGATGGAACCCTTTATACCACTTACAGAGCGGATGGACAACGAAGAGACATG GTTTTTGTGGGCAACACAGATAACGACAGCACAAAGACCAACCTCTTTGACCCTCCCATCGTGGCCCAGTACATCCGTATCATCCCTGTGATCTGTCGCAGGGCCTGCACACTGCGCATGGAGCTGGTGGGCTGTGAACTCAATG TTTATTCAAACACGGCAGGTTGCTCAGAGCCTCTGGGAATGAAGTCTCGCCTCATCTCAGATGGGCAGCTTTCAGCCTCCAGCTCTTTCCGCACGTGGGGCATCGATACCTTCACGTGGCACCCTCAGTTCGCCCGACTGGATAAGCAGGGAAAGACAAACGCCTGGTCTCCTGCACACAGCAACCGCTCAGAGTGGATCCAG GTTGATCTCGAGAAGACAAAGCGCCTCACAGGCATCATCACTCAGGGGGCCAAGGACTTCGGGGTGGTGCAGTTTGTGTCCGTGTTTAAAGTTGCTTACAGTAACGATGGAGAGACGTGGAGTATGGTGAAGGAGGAGAACACTGGCAATGATAAG ctTTTCCAAGGCAACGTGGACAACAACACCCACAAGAAGAATGTATTCGAGCCTCCATTCTACGCCCGATACGTCCGAGTCGTCCCCTGGGAATGGCACGAGCGCATCACTCTACGCATGGAGCTGCTGGGCTGCGATGACTAA
- the LOC117259217 gene encoding hyaluronan and proteoglycan link protein 3-like: MATKNVTDVRFVFSTVHFSGVELHVDSAQPSVSAVRGGSATMPCRFWYEPELSSQRDVRVKWSWLPAAGGHETDVLVALGSRCHSFGAFSGRVQLRQDFPGDAALVMTDLQLNDTGRYRCEVVDGVEDKSSSVYLELRGVVFPYQHPRGHYQLSFLGAQQACEEQGSTLATFTQLFQSWKEGLNWCSAGWLADGTVQYPITRPRVPCGGHGLAPGVRSYGRRHLQLHHYDVFCFSSSLRGKVYYLQPSHKMNLTEAQQACQEDGAEVAKVGQLYAAWKLTGLDRCDAGWLADGSVRYPITRPRRNCGPSEPGVRSFGFPPPQHKHGVYCYKSADE, encoded by the exons ATGGCAACAAAGAAC GTCACTGATGTAAGGTTTGTATTTTCTACAGTTCATTTCAGTGGTGTGGAGCTCCATGTGGACTCTGCTCAGCCCTCAGTATCTGCAGTCAGAGGGGGCAGTGCCACCATGCCATGCAGGTTTTGGTATGAGCCTGAGCTGAGCTCGCAAAGAGATGTGCGGGTTAAGTGGTCCTGGCTGCCTGCTGCTGGGGGACATGAGACAGACGTGCTGGTGGCTTTGGGCTCTCGCTGTCACAGTTTTGGGGCCTTCAG TGGTCGTGTGCAGCTCAGACAGGATTTCCCAGGAGATGCTGCACTTGTGATGACTGACCTCCAGCTGAATGACACAGGCCGTTACCGCTGTGAGGTGGTGGACGGAGTGGAGGACAAGAGCTCTTCAGTTTATCTGGAGTTACGAG GTGTGGTGTTTCCCTACCAGCACCCTCGTGGTCATTATCAGCTCAGCTTTCTGGGAGCCCAGCAGGCCTGTGAGGAGCAGGGCTCCACGCTGGCCACCTTCACACAGCTCTTCCAGTCCTGGAAAGAGGGTCTTAATTGGTGCAGTGCAGGCTGGCTGGCTGACGGAACAGTCCAGTACCCCATCACCCGGCCTAGAGTGCCCTGTGGGGGGCATGGCCTCGCCCCAGGTGTCCGGAGCTACGGCAGGCGGCACCTGCAGCTTCATCACTATGATGTCTTCTGCTTCTCCTCTTCGCTGAGAG GTAAAGTCTACTATCTTCAGCCCTCTCACAAGATGAATCTGACTGAGGCTCAGCAGGCGTGTCAGGAGGACGGAGCCGAGGTCGCCAAAGTCGGGCAGCTCTATGCTGCCTGGAAACTCACAGGCCTGGACCGCTGTGacgctggctggctggcagatGGAAGTGTTCGGTACCCCATCACCAGGCCACGGAGAAACTGTGGTCCCTCTGAGCCCGGGGTGCGCAGCTTTGGCTTCCCACCTCCTCAGCACAAGCATGGAGTCTACTGTTACAAGTCCGCTGATGAATGA